The Oxyura jamaicensis isolate SHBP4307 breed ruddy duck chromosome 8, BPBGC_Ojam_1.0, whole genome shotgun sequence genome has a segment encoding these proteins:
- the SELL gene encoding L-selectin, translating to MTCLWFLSLLAYGLTMLEGVNCWTYIYSNENMTYDKAEQWCKKFPNLVAVQSKSENDYLNETLPFNPGYYWIGIRKINNIWTWVGTNEPLREENWATGEPNGNGKNEECVEIYIKRGMDGGKWNDEKCDKMKVALCYIASCNESTCNGNGKCNEVINNYTCDCNPGFYGRNCELAVTCPALTPID from the exons ATGACTTGCTTGTGGTTCCTATCTCTTCTTGCTTATG GGCTTACAATGCTGGAGGGGGTGAACTGTTGGACATAcatttattcaaatgaaaacatgacCTATGATAAAGCAGAGCAGTGGTGCAAAAAGTTTCCGAACTTGGTTGCCGTTCAGAGTAAGAGTGAAAACGACTATCTCAATGAAACCTTACCCTTCAATCCGGGTTACTACTGGATTGGaatcagaaaaattaataatatatggACCTGGGTAGGAACAAACGAACCactgagagaagaaaactggGCTACGGGTGAGCCAAATGGCAACGGAAAAAATGAGGAGTGTGTTGAAATCTACATCAAAAGAGGgatggatggtggcaaatggAATGATGAGAAGTGTGACAAAATGAAGGTCGCCTTGTGCTATATAG cttcttgcaaCGAGTCTACCTGCAATGGCAATGGGAAATGCAACGAGgttattaacaattacacctgTGATTGTAACCCTGGATTCTATGGGAGGAATTGTGAACTTG CTGTGACCTGCCCTGCCTTAACACCCATTGAT